The Ruania alba genome window below encodes:
- a CDS encoding DUF3073 domain-containing protein, with protein sequence MGRGRQKAKQTKVARKLKYYSPETDYNALERELASSTQTDLADRYDIPPAEDEDDWQSPPSRH encoded by the coding sequence ATGGGGCGCGGCCGTCAGAAGGCAAAGCAGACGAAGGTTGCTCGGAAGCTGAAGTACTACAGCCCCGAGACGGACTACAACGCGCTCGAGCGCGAGCTGGCTTCGTCGACGCAGACCGACCTTGCGGATCGGTATGACATTCCGCCTGCGGAGGACGAGGACGACTGGCAGTCGCCACCGTCCCGTCACTGA
- the purM gene encoding phosphoribosylformylglycinamidine cyclo-ligase, with protein MTTSNAPITYASAGVDTEAGDKAVELMKDAVRATHGPQVLGGVGGFAGLYDATALTRYRKPLLASSTDGVGTKVALAQALDIHDTIGFDLVGMVVDDIVVVGAEPLFMTDYIACGSVVPERIADIVRGIAAACSVAGTALVGGETAEHPGLLDPDEYDVAGAATGVVEADALLGPDRVQAGDVLLAMGASGLHSNGYSLVRRVISVAGWELDRDVPELGRTLGAELLEPTRVYAADCLALARADDVGVHAFTHVTGGGLAANLARVLPAGLVADVDRSSWVVPPVFDMVRRLGSVPWTDLQNTLNLGVGMVAVLPADGVDAARRLCTERGVPAWELGVVRGAEDVDLTAGGDVEIVSGTKGVHGGGVRLIGDYRTS; from the coding sequence ATGACGACATCCAACGCACCCATCACGTATGCCTCCGCCGGGGTCGACACCGAGGCCGGGGACAAAGCCGTCGAACTGATGAAGGACGCCGTCCGGGCCACGCACGGGCCGCAGGTGCTCGGTGGTGTCGGTGGCTTCGCCGGTCTCTACGATGCCACGGCCCTGACGCGGTACCGCAAGCCGTTGCTGGCCAGCTCCACCGACGGCGTCGGCACCAAGGTGGCGCTCGCGCAGGCGCTCGACATCCACGACACCATCGGCTTCGACCTGGTCGGCATGGTGGTCGACGACATCGTGGTGGTGGGTGCCGAGCCGTTGTTCATGACCGACTACATCGCCTGCGGCTCCGTGGTGCCGGAACGGATCGCCGACATCGTGCGAGGGATCGCGGCGGCCTGCTCGGTGGCCGGGACCGCCCTGGTGGGCGGCGAGACGGCCGAGCACCCGGGTCTGCTGGACCCCGACGAGTATGACGTGGCCGGCGCGGCGACCGGAGTGGTCGAGGCCGACGCGTTGCTCGGACCCGACCGCGTGCAGGCCGGTGACGTGCTGCTTGCGATGGGCGCGAGCGGTCTGCACTCCAACGGGTACTCGCTGGTGCGTCGCGTGATCAGTGTGGCCGGCTGGGAGCTGGACCGGGACGTGCCTGAGCTGGGGCGTACTCTCGGCGCTGAGCTGCTGGAGCCGACCAGGGTCTATGCCGCCGACTGCCTGGCGCTGGCCCGAGCGGACGACGTGGGCGTGCACGCCTTCACGCACGTGACCGGTGGGGGACTGGCGGCCAACCTGGCTCGAGTGCTGCCCGCTGGACTGGTGGCGGACGTGGACCGCTCGTCCTGGGTGGTGCCACCGGTGTTCGACATGGTGCGCCGCCTCGGCTCCGTGCCGTGGACCGACCTGCAGAACACCCTGAACCTCGGCGTGGGCATGGTGGCGGTGCTCCCTGCTGACGGAGTAGACGCGGCGCGACGGCTGTGCACCGAGCGAGGCGTTCCCGCCTGGGAGCTCGGCGTCGTCCGTGGCGCTGAGGACGTCGACCTGACCGCTGGTGGCGACGTCGAGATCGTCAGCGGGACCAAGGGCGTGCATGGTGGCGGAGTTCGCCTGATCGGCGACTACCGCACGTCGTGA
- the purF gene encoding amidophosphoribosyltransferase, translating into MVRGDGRLTHELLPGEKGPQDACGVFGVWAPGEEVAKLTYFGLYALQHRGQESAGIATSNGEQILVYKDMGLVSQVFDDGALRSLTGHIALGHARYSTTGASTWENAQPTLGPTSSGTLALGHNGNLTNTGELIELVRERYGSMVRDRALDDCASDTTVLTALLSGDPEHTLGDTAMEVLPRVRGAFSLAFMSENTLYAARDPQGIRPLVLGRLERGWVVASETAALDIVGAAFVREVEPGELITIDADGLRAQRFAPAEPKGCVFEYVYLARPDTTISGRSVNAARVEMGRALAREHPAEADLVIPVPESGTPAAIGYATESGIPFAQGLTKNAYVGRTFIQPSQTIRQLGIRLKLNPLREVIRGKRLVVVDDSIVRGNTQRALIRMLREAGAAEVHVRISSPPVKWPCFYGIDFATRAELIANGLSPEEIGQGLGADTLGYISTDGMIAATEQPASQLCAACFTGEYPVKIEQREVAAQLGDQEELPLGAPEDGLRSLSVSAGGSGALVHP; encoded by the coding sequence GTGGTACGCGGAGATGGTCGTCTCACCCATGAACTCCTCCCTGGCGAGAAGGGCCCGCAGGATGCATGCGGCGTCTTCGGAGTCTGGGCCCCAGGCGAGGAGGTGGCGAAGCTCACCTACTTCGGCCTGTACGCCTTGCAGCACCGAGGGCAGGAGTCCGCCGGGATCGCCACCAGCAACGGTGAGCAGATCCTCGTCTACAAGGACATGGGCCTGGTCTCCCAGGTCTTCGACGATGGGGCGCTGCGCTCACTGACCGGGCACATCGCCCTGGGCCACGCACGCTACTCCACTACCGGTGCGAGCACCTGGGAGAACGCACAGCCCACACTGGGCCCCACGTCGTCGGGAACGCTGGCCCTCGGCCACAACGGCAATCTCACCAACACCGGTGAGCTCATCGAGCTGGTGCGCGAGCGCTACGGCAGCATGGTGCGCGACCGCGCGCTCGACGACTGCGCCTCCGACACCACGGTGCTCACCGCGCTGCTCTCCGGAGACCCGGAGCACACTCTGGGTGACACGGCTATGGAGGTGTTGCCGCGGGTGCGCGGCGCCTTCTCGTTGGCGTTCATGAGCGAGAACACGCTGTACGCCGCGCGGGACCCGCAGGGCATCCGGCCGTTGGTGCTCGGGCGCCTGGAACGCGGCTGGGTGGTGGCCTCCGAGACAGCGGCACTGGACATCGTGGGTGCGGCATTCGTGCGTGAGGTGGAACCGGGTGAGCTGATCACGATCGACGCCGATGGGCTGCGCGCTCAGCGGTTCGCCCCGGCCGAGCCGAAGGGCTGCGTCTTCGAGTACGTCTACCTGGCCCGCCCGGACACCACCATCAGCGGCCGCTCCGTGAACGCCGCGCGGGTGGAGATGGGCCGCGCGCTCGCCCGTGAGCACCCCGCCGAGGCCGACCTGGTGATCCCGGTGCCCGAGTCCGGCACCCCGGCCGCGATCGGGTACGCCACGGAGTCCGGCATCCCGTTCGCGCAGGGGCTGACGAAGAACGCCTACGTGGGCCGCACCTTCATCCAACCGAGCCAGACGATCCGTCAGCTCGGCATCCGGCTCAAGCTCAACCCGCTGCGCGAGGTGATTCGCGGCAAGCGCCTGGTGGTGGTGGACGACTCGATCGTGCGCGGCAACACCCAGCGCGCCCTGATCCGGATGCTCCGCGAGGCTGGGGCCGCGGAGGTGCACGTGCGGATCTCCTCCCCGCCCGTGAAGTGGCCGTGCTTCTACGGCATCGACTTCGCCACCCGCGCCGAGCTCATCGCGAACGGCCTGAGCCCCGAGGAGATCGGGCAGGGCCTGGGTGCCGACACCCTCGGTTACATCTCCACCGACGGCATGATCGCCGCCACCGAGCAGCCGGCCAGCCAGCTCTGCGCCGCATGCTTCACCGGTGAGTACCCGGTGAAGATTGAGCAGCGTGAGGTGGCCGCGCAACTGGGTGACCAGGAGGAACTGCCGCTCGGCGCACCCGAGGACGGGTTACGGTCCTTGTCCGTCTCTGCTGGCGGGTCGGGAGCACTGGTTCACCCATGA
- a CDS encoding RNB domain-containing ribonuclease: MSAAAQHRILRLHQAAADAVHPHLERVRAEQEVPGAFSDAALAEASEAASTPVTHAEDLTDLPFLTIDPPGAKDLDQAMHISRTSGGYLVRYAIADPASFVTPGGALDGELADRGVTFYGPDGSITLHPEAISEGAASLLAGESRPACVWSIELDAEGAVVQAGVRRAQVRSREQLTYEQAAERIEQSPDGGPSEQEDTLTLLREVGRLRIAQERARGGASLAIAEQEVEVDDGGYRLVQRSSLAVEEWNAQISLLTGIVAAGLMRQARVGVLRTLEPARRRDIARVRRAAHGLGIEWPDGVAYGEVLAGLDSAEPAHAAFLQEATSLFRGAGYLTFDGDLPPDSPHSAIASEYAHVTAPLRRLVDRYGLEICLAATAGTDVPDWVRAALADLPSIMGRAGQRSSAYERACLDVIEAVLFQGRVGQELDGVIVEIDGGDSDDEGGERQQRGTVVIADPAVRARVTGADLPLGERVRVRVNSVDVDEREVTFTLA; the protein is encoded by the coding sequence GTGAGCGCAGCTGCCCAGCACCGGATCCTGCGTCTGCACCAGGCTGCGGCCGACGCCGTGCACCCGCACCTGGAGCGCGTCCGTGCCGAGCAGGAGGTTCCGGGAGCGTTCTCCGACGCCGCCCTTGCCGAGGCCTCGGAGGCGGCGAGCACCCCGGTGACACACGCCGAGGACCTCACTGACCTGCCGTTCCTCACCATCGACCCACCGGGCGCGAAGGACCTCGACCAGGCGATGCACATCTCCCGCACCTCCGGCGGATACCTGGTGCGCTACGCGATCGCCGACCCGGCCTCGTTCGTCACCCCGGGCGGCGCGCTGGACGGCGAGCTGGCCGACCGAGGCGTCACCTTCTACGGCCCGGACGGGTCGATCACCCTGCACCCGGAGGCCATCTCGGAGGGCGCAGCCAGCCTGCTCGCGGGGGAGTCCCGCCCGGCATGCGTGTGGTCCATCGAGCTGGATGCCGAGGGTGCGGTGGTGCAGGCGGGAGTGCGCCGGGCTCAGGTGCGCAGCCGGGAGCAGCTCACCTACGAGCAGGCGGCGGAGCGGATCGAGCAGAGTCCCGACGGCGGCCCTTCCGAGCAGGAGGACACACTCACCTTGCTGCGTGAGGTGGGCAGGCTTCGGATCGCCCAGGAGCGTGCCCGGGGTGGTGCGTCGCTGGCCATTGCCGAGCAGGAGGTGGAGGTCGACGACGGCGGGTACCGGCTGGTGCAGCGCAGCAGCCTGGCCGTGGAGGAATGGAACGCGCAGATCTCCCTGCTCACCGGGATCGTGGCGGCCGGCCTGATGCGGCAGGCGCGGGTGGGCGTGCTTCGCACGCTCGAACCAGCGCGCCGCCGTGACATCGCGCGGGTGCGCCGTGCCGCCCACGGCTTGGGGATCGAGTGGCCGGACGGTGTGGCCTACGGTGAGGTGCTCGCCGGGCTGGACTCGGCCGAGCCCGCGCACGCGGCCTTCCTCCAGGAGGCGACGTCACTCTTCCGCGGCGCCGGCTACCTCACCTTCGACGGCGACCTTCCGCCGGACTCACCGCACTCGGCGATCGCATCCGAGTACGCGCACGTCACGGCACCGCTGCGACGCCTGGTGGACCGGTACGGCTTGGAGATCTGCCTGGCTGCGACCGCCGGTACCGATGTTCCGGACTGGGTGCGTGCTGCGCTCGCGGATCTGCCCTCGATCATGGGCCGGGCCGGGCAGCGCTCCTCGGCGTACGAGCGTGCCTGCCTCGACGTGATCGAGGCGGTGTTGTTCCAGGGCCGTGTGGGTCAGGAACTCGACGGCGTGATCGTGGAGATCGACGGTGGCGACTCCGACGACGAGGGCGGTGAGCGGCAGCAGCGCGGCACGGTGGTGATCGCCGACCCGGCGGTGCGAGCCCGGGTGACCGGTGCGGACCTGCCGCTGGGAGAGCGTGTCCGGGTACGGGTGAACAGCGTCGATGTCGACGAGCGTGAGGTCACCTTCACCCTGGCGTAG
- a CDS encoding ABC transporter ATP-binding protein, translating to MLELHEVSKTFFAGTVNERRALVDLSLHLKPGEFVTIIGSNGAGKSTLLNTVAGALIPDSGTVRLDGQDVTRWPDHRRARLVGRVFQDPMAGTAPAMTIEQNLAIALARGTRRGLRRGVTAAKRERFRAELASLELGLEDRLSAAVGLLSGGQRQALSLLMATFSEPRVLLLDEHTAALDPSRAALVTELTEKAVARHHLTTVMVTHNMEQALRLGTRLIMMHEGRVVVDLDGDRKQKATVADLLSAFEHVKGADLGDRTLLQ from the coding sequence ATGCTGGAGCTGCACGAGGTCAGCAAGACGTTCTTCGCTGGGACCGTGAACGAACGCCGGGCCCTGGTGGACCTGTCGCTGCACCTGAAGCCGGGCGAGTTCGTCACCATCATCGGATCGAACGGTGCCGGCAAGTCCACCCTGCTGAATACTGTCGCCGGTGCCCTGATCCCCGACTCCGGCACGGTGCGCCTGGACGGTCAGGATGTGACGCGGTGGCCCGACCACCGCAGGGCACGGCTCGTCGGCCGTGTGTTCCAGGACCCGATGGCCGGCACCGCCCCGGCGATGACCATCGAGCAAAACCTCGCGATCGCGCTCGCCCGCGGCACCCGCCGCGGGTTGCGGCGAGGGGTCACGGCCGCCAAGCGGGAGCGTTTCCGTGCCGAGCTGGCCTCTCTCGAACTGGGCCTGGAAGACCGGCTGTCGGCCGCCGTCGGGCTGCTCTCCGGGGGACAGCGCCAGGCTCTCTCACTGCTCATGGCGACTTTCTCCGAGCCACGTGTGCTGCTGCTGGACGAGCACACCGCCGCGCTCGATCCGTCCCGTGCCGCCCTGGTGACCGAGCTGACCGAGAAGGCCGTGGCGCGCCACCACCTGACCACCGTGATGGTCACCCACAACATGGAGCAGGCGCTGCGCCTGGGCACCCGGCTGATCATGATGCACGAGGGGCGCGTGGTGGTGGACCTGGACGGTGACCGCAAGCAGAAGGCCACCGTGGCCGACCTGCTGAGCGCTTTCGAGCACGTCAAGGGTGCGGACCTGGGCGACCGGACCCTCCTGCAGTAG
- a CDS encoding ABC transporter permease: MIGALELGLIYAVMALGVYLTFRVLNFPDLTVDGSFTTGAGTAAILITGGVPAWVATLAGAGAGVLAGVITGLLHTKGGINPLLAGILTQVGLYSINLRIMGAANLPLLRETTLFTPLREAGFLGSGVSIIILLATVAVVKLGIDWFLGTDLGLAVQATGDNPQMVRSFGVHTHRTIILGLALSNGLVGLCGALIAQYQGFADISMGIGLIIAGLASVILGQAIISSRRVIFATTAVVLGSVLYRLAIQVALEVGLDPNDMKLISAVLVIIALVLPQWSRIRQATGLRGLRAAATGGRE, translated from the coding sequence ATGATCGGTGCACTCGAGCTCGGCCTCATCTATGCCGTGATGGCGCTCGGCGTCTACCTGACGTTCCGGGTGCTGAACTTCCCCGACCTGACGGTGGACGGGAGCTTCACCACCGGCGCCGGCACGGCTGCCATTCTCATCACCGGCGGTGTGCCGGCGTGGGTGGCGACGCTCGCCGGGGCCGGCGCGGGCGTGCTCGCGGGCGTGATCACCGGTCTGCTGCACACCAAGGGAGGGATCAACCCGCTGCTTGCGGGCATCCTCACCCAGGTGGGTCTGTACTCGATCAACCTGCGCATCATGGGCGCCGCGAACCTGCCGCTGCTGCGGGAGACCACGCTGTTCACCCCGCTGCGGGAGGCCGGATTCCTCGGCTCTGGGGTGTCCATCATCATCCTGCTCGCGACGGTGGCGGTGGTGAAGCTCGGCATCGACTGGTTCCTCGGCACCGACCTCGGCCTGGCCGTGCAGGCGACCGGGGACAACCCGCAGATGGTGCGCAGCTTCGGCGTGCACACGCACCGCACCATCATCCTCGGGCTGGCCCTCTCGAACGGCCTCGTCGGCCTGTGCGGTGCCCTGATCGCCCAGTACCAAGGGTTCGCCGACATCTCGATGGGGATCGGCCTGATCATCGCCGGTCTCGCCTCGGTGATCCTCGGGCAGGCGATCATCTCCTCCCGCCGGGTGATCTTCGCCACCACCGCCGTGGTGCTCGGCTCGGTGCTGTACCGGCTCGCCATCCAGGTGGCCCTGGAGGTGGGGCTGGACCCGAACGACATGAAGCTGATCTCCGCGGTGCTGGTGATCATCGCCCTGGTGCTGCCCCAGTGGAGCAGGATCCGCCAGGCGACCGGGCTGCGTGGGTTGCGCGCCGCCGCGACGGGAGGGCGTGAGTAG